Proteins co-encoded in one Plasmodium cynomolgi strain B DNA, scaffold: 0154, whole genome shotgun sequence genomic window:
- a CDS encoding CYIR protein (putative;~vir-type antigen) yields the protein MLNKRILKFPKMILWIHFVMLGIANCKDSTCNSIPYIHLLPDKGQKILDPVTTSKEKSKHTFPEKNYTISQSNGVTIIATKNNTYRYVFTFERSTEEKDETVSEENTKPSIKWMFGKGNMNCTMMTKVKINTKSANTSKLVDITSKLSKTTPQVNGVEALFTVILVKIQIIQKVSNFLIVMSIM from the exons ATGCTAAACAAAAGAATTCTCAAATTTCCAAAGATGATATTATGGATACATTTCGTTATGCTaggt ATTGCTAACTGCAAAGATAGCACATGCAATTCTATTCCATATATACATCTACTACCTGATAAAGGTCAGAAAATTCTAGACCCTGTAACTACCAGTAAAGAAAAATCGAAACATACATTTCcagagaaaaattataccaTTTCACAATCTAATGGAGTCACAATAATTGCAACTAAAAACAATACATATAGGTATGTATTTACGTTTGAGCGTTctacagaagaaaaagatgaaaCGGTCTCAGAGGAAAATACGAAACCTTCAATAAAATGGATGTTTGGTAAAGGAAATATGAATTGTACCATGATGACCAAAGTAaagataaatacaaaatCTGCAAATAC CTCTAAATTAGTAGACATTACGTCTAAACTTTCTAAAACTACACCACAAGTAAATGGTGTGGAAGCGTTATTCACAGTAATCCTGGTTAAAATACAGATTATTCAGAAGGTATCGAATTTCCTGATAGTGATGAGTATTATGTAG